From the Halalkalicoccus sp. CGA53 genome, one window contains:
- a CDS encoding mandelate racemase/muconate lactonizing enzyme family protein — protein MRITSIDGYALSSPIDPEQERVFHGGVRTLRKRDVVLVVVETADGTRGVAPSGASSSAMREYFEDDSQGSFADLIEGPIAARLEGEQIDDPADVAHLLEDVDVPTRLREQAVAALDVALYDVRGRELGAPIYELLAELTDETPTTDLPLYASAGMYMQPDAYAEQAALIEDAGFLGYKYRPGIGPDGDRRILELLVERTGIDPMIDAHTWWKIEGDAYDRETVRSLVEHAGDHGAYWVEEPVAPDDYDGYRALSDLGVPLAGGESEHSAAGLIDLAETGSVSYLQGDVRHHGGFTGCWDAVTHCVGREIEYVPHNFGTWLGLIANAHVVAAAPETSLLEYPVFERDPVIDVDGDPGMYPFDLAFDVITGEVDVHDGFLRVPDGPGLGVDVDLSVVEEYPFIEGPWTTFDYDE, from the coding sequence ATGCGGATCACATCGATCGACGGCTACGCGCTGTCCTCACCGATCGACCCGGAACAGGAGCGAGTGTTTCACGGTGGGGTCAGAACGCTGCGAAAACGGGACGTCGTACTCGTGGTCGTCGAAACCGCCGACGGCACCCGCGGGGTGGCACCCTCGGGAGCGAGCAGTTCCGCGATGCGGGAGTACTTCGAGGACGACTCACAGGGCTCGTTCGCCGACCTGATCGAAGGACCGATCGCTGCTCGACTTGAGGGCGAACAGATTGACGACCCCGCTGACGTCGCCCATCTGCTCGAGGACGTAGACGTTCCTACGCGTCTCCGAGAGCAAGCAGTCGCCGCGCTCGACGTCGCACTATACGACGTGCGCGGTCGCGAACTCGGCGCGCCAATATACGAGTTGCTCGCCGAGCTGACGGACGAAACGCCGACCACGGACCTCCCCCTGTACGCGAGCGCCGGGATGTACATGCAACCGGATGCCTACGCGGAGCAGGCCGCGCTCATCGAGGACGCCGGGTTCCTCGGCTATAAGTATCGGCCCGGAATCGGACCAGACGGCGACCGGCGTATCCTCGAACTACTCGTCGAACGGACGGGAATCGACCCGATGATCGACGCACACACCTGGTGGAAGATCGAAGGTGATGCGTACGACAGAGAAACCGTCAGATCCCTCGTCGAACACGCTGGCGACCACGGGGCCTACTGGGTCGAAGAGCCGGTCGCGCCGGACGACTACGACGGATACCGGGCGTTATCGGACCTAGGCGTTCCACTCGCCGGTGGAGAGAGCGAACACTCAGCGGCCGGGCTCATCGACCTCGCCGAGACCGGTTCCGTGAGCTACCTCCAGGGCGACGTTCGCCATCACGGCGGCTTCACTGGCTGCTGGGACGCAGTGACCCACTGCGTCGGACGCGAGATCGAGTACGTCCCACACAACTTCGGGACCTGGCTGGGGCTGATCGCCAACGCTCACGTCGTGGCCGCCGCCCCCGAAACCAGTCTCCTCGAGTACCCGGTCTTCGAGCGCGATCCCGTGATCGACGTCGACGGCGATCCTGGGATGTACCCCTTCGATCTCGCCTTCGACGTGATAACCGGTGAAGTCGACGTTCACGACGGCTTCCTCCGAGTACCGGACGGTCCTGGCCTCGGGGTGGATGTCGATCTCTCGGTCGTTGAGGAGTACCCGTTCATCGAGGGGCCGTGGACGACGTTCGATTACGACGAGTAA
- a CDS encoding IclR family transcriptional regulator, with the protein MDGTSGKKIQATQNSLDVLEEIYRQRGCSLSVLADNLTLSKSTLHAHVKTLQERGYVVEENGEYRTGLMALTLGGYVQTAGKYGKLYQVAKPEVDDLAEQTGERAQITVEQDGVGYFLYQARGARAVVVDTHIGSRVHLHSTAAGKSILAHVSEQRREEILGSEPLPKDTSNTLTSKDDLLDELDKINQSKYATDWEERIPGICCVATPIVADDGTVFGALSISIPKKRASEELCEEEIPDMLINSARVISLNVLYS; encoded by the coding sequence ATGGACGGAACCAGTGGGAAAAAAATTCAGGCGACACAGAACTCTCTGGACGTTCTCGAAGAGATCTATCGGCAACGTGGCTGCTCACTGAGTGTCCTCGCGGACAACCTAACGCTATCGAAGAGCACGCTCCACGCGCATGTAAAGACGCTTCAAGAACGTGGATACGTAGTCGAGGAAAACGGTGAGTACAGAACCGGCCTTATGGCGCTCACACTCGGTGGATACGTCCAGACGGCCGGAAAATACGGGAAGCTATACCAAGTCGCCAAACCAGAAGTGGACGACCTCGCGGAACAAACCGGGGAGCGTGCACAGATAACCGTCGAACAGGATGGAGTGGGCTATTTCCTCTACCAAGCACGCGGAGCGAGGGCCGTAGTCGTCGATACTCACATCGGCTCTCGAGTTCACCTTCACTCCACCGCAGCTGGGAAGTCCATCCTTGCGCATGTGAGCGAGCAACGGCGCGAGGAGATCCTCGGTTCCGAACCACTGCCCAAAGACACGTCGAACACGCTTACCTCTAAGGACGACCTTCTCGACGAACTGGACAAAATAAATCAGAGCAAATACGCCACTGATTGGGAGGAGCGGATCCCTGGTATCTGTTGTGTCGCGACACCGATCGTCGCCGATGATGGGACCGTTTTCGGCGCGCTTAGCATCTCGATACCGAAAAAGAGAGCGAGTGAGGAGCTGTGTGAAGAGGAGATACCTGATATGCTGATAAACAGTGCACGCGTAATTTCACTTAACGTACTATATTCGTAA
- a CDS encoding SDR family oxidoreductase: MDLDIHGNTALVSASSSGLGRAAATELAREGANVVINGRDEGQLDEAVSHLESVGEGSVVGQQGDITNESDVSALVERTLDEFGGIDHLVTSAGGPPSGPFMETTDEDWNEAHRLLVMSVVRLVRESADPLREDGGGTIVNITSRSVKEAIDSLVLSNSVRMAVVGLEKTLSREFAPEVRVNAVLPGPHETDRIRSLVEQAVERDEYDSYEEGLAARGSSIPVGHIGDPQGLGKTVAFLSSPAADFITGTTVTIDGGLGQATL; the protein is encoded by the coding sequence ATGGATCTAGATATCCATGGTAACACGGCACTCGTGAGCGCATCGAGTAGCGGGCTCGGGCGCGCTGCGGCAACAGAACTCGCTCGCGAAGGGGCGAACGTAGTGATCAACGGCCGAGACGAAGGACAGTTAGATGAGGCCGTCTCTCACCTCGAGAGCGTCGGGGAGGGCTCGGTCGTCGGACAGCAGGGAGATATCACGAACGAGAGTGACGTCTCTGCACTCGTCGAACGAACGCTGGACGAGTTCGGCGGTATCGATCACCTGGTCACCTCGGCTGGGGGTCCGCCGAGTGGGCCGTTCATGGAAACGACCGACGAAGACTGGAACGAGGCCCATCGATTGCTCGTCATGAGCGTCGTCAGACTGGTCCGAGAGAGTGCGGACCCGCTCCGCGAGGATGGTGGCGGGACGATAGTGAACATCACCTCGAGGAGTGTGAAGGAGGCGATCGACTCGCTGGTACTGTCGAACTCCGTTCGGATGGCCGTCGTCGGTCTCGAGAAAACGCTCTCGCGCGAATTCGCTCCCGAGGTCCGAGTGAACGCCGTCCTCCCCGGCCCGCACGAGACCGACCGAATCAGATCTCTGGTCGAGCAGGCCGTCGAGCGAGACGAGTACGACTCCTACGAGGAGGGGCTGGCCGCTCGTGGGAGCAGTATTCCGGTCGGTCACATCGGGGATCCACAGGGGCTCGGAAAGACCGTGGCGTTTCTCAGTTCGCCGGCAGCCGACTTCATCACCGGCACGACCGTCACGATCGACGGCGGTCTCGGACAAGCAACGCTGTAA
- a CDS encoding SDR family NAD(P)-dependent oxidoreductase, which translates to MSSNDTAIVTGGGRGIGRGISVELANRGIDIVVADIDDEGVEETTSLVEANDQRGLGVHMDLRRPESVESAVEASLEAFDSIDFLVNNAGIAGPTSRCEDTTIDAWDDTVEINLRGPFLTCREVLPVMKRQGFGRIVNIASVTGKRPRKRRTPYAASKMGLIGFTRSLAAEVGEHDINVNAVCPGSVDGPRIERVFEKQAEWTGRTPEELRQNSLSASARGEFVKREDVANLVAFLCSEDSDRITGQDFNVSAGKVMF; encoded by the coding sequence ATGTCTTCAAATGACACGGCGATCGTCACAGGCGGCGGGCGCGGTATCGGTCGGGGTATCTCCGTCGAACTGGCAAACCGAGGAATCGATATCGTGGTGGCGGATATCGACGACGAGGGTGTCGAGGAAACGACGTCGCTCGTCGAGGCTAACGACCAGCGAGGGCTGGGCGTTCACATGGATCTCAGGCGCCCAGAAAGCGTCGAATCCGCCGTCGAAGCCTCCTTAGAGGCGTTCGATTCGATCGATTTCCTGGTCAACAACGCGGGGATCGCCGGTCCGACGTCACGCTGCGAGGATACCACCATTGACGCGTGGGACGACACGGTCGAGATCAACCTCCGCGGACCGTTTCTGACCTGCAGGGAGGTACTCCCGGTGATGAAACGACAAGGGTTCGGGCGGATCGTGAATATCGCGTCCGTCACCGGAAAGAGACCTCGCAAACGACGAACCCCGTACGCTGCGTCGAAGATGGGGCTGATCGGGTTCACTAGATCTCTCGCAGCCGAAGTCGGAGAGCATGATATCAACGTGAATGCGGTCTGTCCGGGCTCGGTCGACGGTCCTCGGATCGAGCGAGTCTTCGAGAAACAGGCCGAGTGGACCGGTCGCACACCCGAGGAGCTCCGACAGAACTCCCTGTCGGCGTCGGCACGGGGTGAATTTGTCAAAAGAGAGGACGTCGCGAACCTCGTAGCGTTCCTCTGCTCCGAGGATTCGGACCGGATAACCGGCCAGGATTTCAACGTCTCGGCCGGGAAGGTCATGTTTTGA
- a CDS encoding nickel pincer cofactor-dependent isomerase, group 22, whose translation MNHGTSGRSVEEETIVEVCGDRAIPPLGVIEQVWDTDPIPVTDIETTAATAVDGLALDSVPDGGTVAIGVGSRGVANLPAIVRGTVEGVRERGYEPFLFPAMGSHGGATPEGQREVLDALGVSEETVNCEVRATMDVERIGVTPDREVPVFTDAEAATADAIVPINRIKPHTMFAGNVESGLSKMLVIGMGKQRGAKTAHEWALDWSFRNMIPEITTLLIDRLPIVGGIAIVEDQRDDTAIIEGVPASGFLDRESELLETAYDLLPTLPFDDLDVVVFDRMGKDVSGAGMDTNVTGRLLPFNEPEPENPFIRRIYVRSLTEASGGNATGVGQADFIHRDLFADIDVRKTVINTVTSGSVENARTPATVETDRAGMLASVSTVGIRQPETIRILRATDTMDLERLYASEALLEEARSREDLRVVSEPEPVEFSDGDLVAPSPTRLVE comes from the coding sequence ATGAACCACGGAACGAGCGGTCGATCTGTCGAGGAGGAGACGATCGTTGAGGTGTGTGGCGATCGCGCCATTCCCCCTCTCGGCGTCATCGAACAGGTGTGGGACACCGATCCGATCCCGGTTACCGATATCGAGACGACGGCAGCCACGGCAGTGGATGGTCTCGCGTTGGATTCAGTTCCGGATGGCGGAACCGTCGCGATCGGTGTCGGTAGTCGAGGTGTCGCGAACCTGCCCGCTATCGTTCGGGGGACGGTCGAGGGGGTTCGCGAGAGAGGATACGAACCGTTTCTCTTTCCAGCGATGGGTAGTCACGGCGGTGCGACGCCGGAAGGCCAGCGCGAGGTGCTCGACGCGCTGGGCGTTTCCGAGGAAACCGTGAACTGCGAGGTCAGGGCAACGATGGACGTCGAGCGGATCGGTGTCACGCCCGACCGTGAGGTGCCGGTCTTCACGGATGCGGAAGCGGCGACCGCGGACGCGATCGTCCCGATCAACCGAATCAAACCTCACACGATGTTCGCAGGCAACGTCGAGAGCGGCCTGTCGAAGATGCTGGTGATCGGGATGGGAAAACAACGGGGGGCGAAAACCGCACACGAATGGGCACTCGACTGGAGCTTTCGGAACATGATTCCGGAGATAACGACGCTCTTGATCGACCGCCTCCCGATCGTCGGCGGGATCGCAATCGTCGAAGACCAGCGAGACGACACGGCAATCATCGAAGGAGTGCCCGCGTCCGGCTTCCTCGATCGTGAATCCGAGTTGCTCGAGACGGCCTACGATCTACTGCCGACGCTCCCCTTCGACGATCTCGACGTCGTCGTCTTCGACCGTATGGGAAAGGACGTAAGCGGTGCTGGGATGGATACGAACGTCACCGGTCGTCTACTGCCGTTCAACGAACCCGAACCGGAGAACCCGTTCATCCGGCGGATTTACGTCCGGTCGCTCACGGAAGCGTCCGGCGGCAACGCCACCGGGGTCGGACAGGCCGATTTCATCCACCGGGACCTCTTCGCCGACATCGACGTCAGGAAGACCGTCATCAACACGGTCACCTCGGGAAGCGTCGAGAACGCACGAACTCCGGCGACCGTCGAGACGGATCGGGCCGGAATGCTCGCGAGCGTCTCCACCGTGGGGATTCGCCAGCCTGAGACGATCAGGATACTCCGTGCGACCGATACGATGGACTTGGAGCGCCTGTACGCGTCCGAAGCCCTGCTCGAAGAGGCGCGCAGCCGTGAGGACCTCCGTGTGGTCTCGGAACCGGAGCCCGTCGAATTCAGTGATGGTGACCTGGTCGCACCCTCTCCAACGAGATTGGTCGAATAA